The genome window CCACTACAGCCTAATGAAATAGGTATATGATTTCTTCAAGGGAGGAACAAACCTAATGCATAGAGAGTTTAACATGTTACTTCTTGTTTCAGCCTTATTTCTACACCTCTGAAATaggaacaatcctatataataaaaccctaatatgcaattcgaccgaacagcagaaagacctgttgctatgacgtgcactgaccaccagggggcagacgctaaacacagagctgccccctggtggtcagtgcgctcccacagggacagagccactcagccagaagctaggcttacagctggtgagcgcagcggtggtgatGAGAgtctctcccaccacctccactgcatgtgggcggtaaggagcgaggggtactggactgcgagagggcgcaggctgggctgaaggacaccctcccttcccctccacccccactgccaatgcatgaatttcatgcaccaggcgcCTATATCATAAAATTTAAGAGGACTGCTAGTAAATACATTGATATGCAATACCGTTAGAACAGTGTTGGTACAATAGTACATACTGGGAAGTTAGAGCATCTTGTTATTTCTAAGTGGATGTTATGTGATCCATAACATCTTCATGTAAAAAGCCATGCTAACTTCCAATATATTGCAGTGTTAATGGTATGTGATACTTTCCTTTGGTTTTTAACACAGGGCCCCCTGGAGCACCTGTTCGTCTGCCTGCAGGCTACCCAGGAGGCTTGCCTGTGGGATATTATAATCCACGGCAGCCCAGTGCCTTCCCGTTCTGCCAGCCAACTAGTAGTGCCTATCCTGTCCAGTACCAGCCTGGCAACTATCCAGTGCCAAATCAGTCTGCTCCAATGATATGGATGCCAGGGCCAACTCCTACGCCAGACTGCCCTCCTGGTCTGGAATACTTAACCCAGGTACTCAACCAAatccaatttatattttctaatgaaGTATGACTGGGGATTCAGTAAGACACAAAAGGCTAAATTTGAGTGGGTGAAGTAACAGGCTAGTGATGACAGATATCTAATTTGTGAGACTAAGAGTGAGGTACTAATTTTAGAAATGTGAAGGAGGTCAGAGAGGGTAAGTGTGTTTTTGGTGGGGTGAGTATGGTTTTTCTAAAGGATATATGTTGAATTTTAAGACATTCATGATGCCCTGTCAAAGTCAGTTTAAAATATAGGAAATGAATATAAGAAAAACTAACAAAGACCCTAATCGGGATGTCATTTGCAAAGAAGTAGAGTTAACATGAAGAAAAGCAACATACTGgtaaaaaaagaacaacacagTAGACAGTGAATGAGTTACTGAGTGCCTTAGCCCATTACCTTTTCTCACCACCCATAGCTTTCATCATCCATGCCTCTTCCGCCAAAAAAAAtgcaatgtaaataaaaatagggGACCTCCCGAAGACATGGCTTCAGGCCAGATTCCAAAGAACCACTCCTCATAGCACAGGGACTCTCTAATTACCACTTATGTAGACGTTCTGGAGCTACCAGGATGTCCAGATCAGGAAAGGTTGCTGTACTAAATGTTATGTTTCAAAACCCATGTCAAAAACTAAAAAGGATTGCTTAATGAAAATAAGATGAAGCTAGTTTTGGAAGTCCCTTAGAAACAACTGAGTCATGTTTTACTTTCAGAAAAAGGAAGTATTGAAATGCATTACAAGTAAGGAAATTGCCTGTTCAATACTTGTCTTCCCATATAGTCATCCAAACACTCCTTTAAGttgatatgttttcttttcaatgttaTATAATGAGAAAGACCTTGATAATCTTCTGCATTGAAACCATGGCTACAATGTAATATATTGATTCTTGAAAGTCAATAGAGTTGGATCAGGAAAATTTGAATTTTACATGAgccaaaatttttattatattgttgttttggcaaaataatgataaaatgcaAAGCCAGTCATTCAGGTAAAGTGGTAGATTAAACTacctttatattattttagaagCTTATAAAATGTGTATAAGATACTCAATTTTGGGAAGTCTTTTATTATACAAGATAATTAACTCAAATTGTCCTTGGAAATCAGAGATCTGGAGtcatttctcttttgaaaatgtaTAGCTTCAATATTGttcacttaaatatatataaaaataaaacaaaacagtttctccagcctaagtgcccatcaacagacgagtggattagaaaactgtggtacatctacacaatggaatactacgctgctgtaaaaaagaaggaattcttaccatttgcaagaattggatggaactggagagcattatgctaagcaaaataagccattcagagaaagataaatatcacatgatctcactcatttgtggaatataatgaacaacataaactgatgaacaaaaatggaaccagagacacagaagcatcgaacagactgtccaatctatgagggaaggcgggggggtgagtgggtaagagatcaaccaaaggacttgtatgcatgcatatgagcataaccaagggacacagacactaggggggtgagggcatgtgctggggggtggggagtggccggggagaggtcaatgggggaaaaaaggagactcatataatactttaaacaagaaagaatttaaataaaaaaaaaacactttttcttcTATTACTCTGACTAACGTTACATTGACATATTTCATGaattctgtttttcctttcaggaatattttgagtaaaaagaaacaaaacaggtTTGGAGCCAGACAAACCTGGATTTTAATTCTAGCTCTGCTCCCCCCTTATTCTACAACCTTGAATAGGTTTGTAATGTGCCTAATATTTTTGGCACACAGAGCCCACCCAACAGATGACAGCTGTGTGGATTTATTAGTTAAAATACCTTGTATATGAGCAGAAGACATAGAGTCCTTCatcttcttgtttgtttgtttgtttggttggttgtttgttttatttatttatttttttgtatttgtgtttGTCCCATCATCTTCTTTATCCTACCCTTTCTGCCATCTTATATGCAGATCACGTGAATCTTTATCAGGACTATCAAGATTGTAGCATTTAAAGTAGCAGGATTATGTTATTTCTAGAGTATTGGCGTAGCCCATGACTCCACCAGTTTGTTAGAGAGCTGTTTCTTAACAGCCATACTACCTTATTGGGCAAACTTCTTCCACATTAATAGATGTCATGTCCTTAGAAAATTTTGTTCAACAGTAGATGCTTTTATCATACAgtgaatatttttacttaatactAGAATTTAACTTtctaggtgttttttgtttgtttgtttgtttgttttttacacagagaggaagggagaggaatagagagttagaaacatggatgagagagaaatgttgatcagctgcctcctgcacaccccctactggcgatgtgcccgcaaccaaggtacatgcccttgaccggaattgaacctgggacctttcagtctgcaggctgatgctctatccactgagccaaaccattagggcaactttttagatttttaaagggGCCATCACCTGCCTTAGTGGAcacttttgatatttttaaaacatgtttaaatcCCTCACCTGATTTTGTTTTCATGCAAGAAAAGTTTTGAATGAAGGAAGGATTATGTTCTCTCTctgccagtggttcccaacgtggggcacatgccccacaggggagcaatttgatttttaagtggGACAATTTGAGAATgaattaacagtgatttttttgcatttatggtTCTAGGGgactcatatacagtatataaatatatattgtgacatttatgcatttcagttctcatatgttttgaaactttatttggtattttttcatatcacttcatattattaattttttaacaatttcttagtgacttCTTCCTTAATACTTCAGctgtcctttccttttatttttctctttcatggatgccatggtctttggaagcttgtttaaaccaagttaatggccttttaggcttcctccacatgaataggagctcactttttgaataataagaattatatttcaCAGGGGgtgcatcaggattttagagatgcttatgTGGGGCATAGCTAacaaaaggttgggaaccactgctctatacccTCCTATAAACAATCACTACAAAACATTAATGTCAAGTTATAATCTTAAATTTTAGTAATcacatttgtgtatttttcattAGTTaatgtattcaacaaatatttggtgaAATGTAGCATTTCAGGCAGTGTTCTGGACTCAGGGATTTGGAATGGTCTAATGATCTATATCATCTACAATTGTATAGATACAATCAGTCTGTCCTCAAGGAGTTTTTTCTCTTCTGCTAGCATGTTCTCAAGTATAACTGAGAATGGGCCCATTTAACTGTCTCTCTTTAGAGTGATTCCTAAATGaaattagacatttatttaattGCATTCCCAACCTCCCTTTTGAAGAGATCCCATCCCAGAAAGTTTCTTCTTCTTTGCCCTCATCCTGTCCATTCACGTGCTTCCTGTCCTCTCAGACCCTCCCAGAATTAAAGTGTGCACCTAGGGAAGTCTTAGTGTTTAATAGCTCAAGTAAGTGGAAATCAGTATGTTAATCTCTCAAAAGTACCTGGGAAATGTTATAAAATTGGACACTCCTGTGTGGAGCGGAATCCACCCTGGCTGATTCACTCTTCCTAAGCCACTGAGAAAATGTCTTTCTCTATGGCTGGTCCTTGTCCAAAGATCCTGAAGTTCCTGCACACCTCTAGTCAGAGTGGTATGCTAGAGAGACCACTGAGTAGGAACTGAGCTAGGGACAACCTGTATCAGCTCAGCTGCTTCTAATGCTATTACTGTGGTGGGAGGTGGTTTTCTGATATTTTAGACAAGTGTACCAGTCTTTTACAGTAGAACTGGAGAAAAGTGTTTTTCCTATCTCCATAGCTCTAGTAACCACCTGGTTAAGTGTACATAAGCTGATTCCACTTGatcaaaatgttttttattccattctatttcaaaaatatattttggtatcAATTGCTCTATTTTAATACCTATCTCATCAGTTTAATTTCTAATGCTGATTTGATTTAATTCTGTTACTTCTAGCTCTCCTAATTGCTTTTTTTATCTCAACAGTTGGACAACATACATGTTCTTCAGCATTTTGAACCTCTGGAAAGTATGTATAATTAATTCAGTAGTGATTGGCAGTATTTGAACCAGGTGGAAATGCCCATTATCCAATGtctatttccttatttatattgACCACTTTTTAGTGACTCAAAGAGAAAAGGATATCATCTTCTCAGGAAAGTAATGAAAGTATTGgataattttatatgtttatagatCATATGTAAGTTTTAGACTTTGCAAAGATTTACATTTTATCTGGACAACTGCCCTTGTTAACTTCTCCATGTTAACTTCTCATGGCTGAGAAAAAGGAGCCAGAATCTAAATTAGTCAGTCAGTGGCATCATAGTTAGCTAATCAGTGTCAGAGCTGCAAATCTGCTAAGTTCTAACCCAGTGTCTTATTCACTTATATGGTTGttaattattttctgaattcaAGTACTCTAGGAATATTGTTTCAATCTTTGCTCATGTGGAAAaggtttaaaaatcattttacactgaacttcttaaaataaatgtttcaaattttaaaattacttaaatacttataagttatataaattattttaacattctaatcaattatacatattttacctGAAATTTTATCAAAGCTATTCTGCTTTAGCCCCTAAAAGgacttatattttattaaagtatagttgacatgtaatattatattagtttcagttgtacaacatagtgattcaacatttatatttcttataatgtGATCACCAGAATAAATCTAGttatcttctgtcaccatacaaagttattaggatattattgactatttcctATACTGTATGTTACATCCctataactttttttgtttttaataattggaGGTTTATATCTCTTATTCTCCTTTTTGAGACCCACTTTAACTACTTCTAATGTAAGacagtttcctcattttatttttcagtgataACACGTTTTGAAACTAATAATAAATATGATATTAAAAACAACCTGGACCAGATGGTGTACATTGTAACTGAAGACACAGACGACTTTACCAGGAATGCTTACCGGACACTAAGGCCCTTTGTCCTCCGAGTCACTGACTCTATGGGCCGAGAAATCATGACAATGAAGAGACCCTTCAGATGCACCTGCTGTTGCTTGTGTTGTCCCTCCACCAGGCAAGAGGTTAGAGAATGGAAGTCTAGTCCATTGTTTCTTTCTGATCCAGCTGTTCACACATGGCTGTGCTCTTTCCAAAActgccccggggtggggggtggttttCCACTGGCCCTGCCAGTCAGAATGCAGCAGTACAGTGAGAAGGGAGGAAGCCACATTGTCTCACCTCAGGCAAATAACAAAGGGCTTTTTCTGTGGGTTTATGCTCTTTAATGCTAATGGGTGGGTCAAGCAAAATTATTTATTCTATGAGTTGTGTCTACTGAATTAGTTTACCTATCACCTAAAACAGGAGTCACACATTTACCTAAATGTTTCCAGATAAGGTATgctaaatgaaaacatatctactagtcctatataataaagatgtaatatgcaaatggtcgttacgccatgaAGCGTAACAACCGACTGTATAACAACCAGATCACGGAacggcaggagggtggggcagcgagctacaagtgggtggcggagagctacaggagggagcagcGCAGCAAGCTATAAGgtagtggggtggtggggtggcagagggagctacaggagggcgggacagcaggcggagagctacaggagggcagcagcgagctactagTTAAAAGCGAGCcatggagagctacaggagggggcagggcagcaagctgtgAGAGGGAGCgtgggagctacaggagggcggggcagcgggcagagagctactggagggtggcagcgagctactggcaagctactggagcacggattcgtgtgcagggctactagtatatgtaaGCAAGCATTACAACCAagtgaccggaatgaccagtcgaccagtcgctatggcatgcactgaccaccaggggacagacgctcaatgcaggagctgccccctggtggtcagtgc of Eptesicus fuscus isolate TK198812 chromosome 3, DD_ASM_mEF_20220401, whole genome shotgun sequence contains these proteins:
- the PLSCR4 gene encoding phospholipid scramblase 4 is translated as MPGEVPTSPEQPTDEMGNQLKSPDPRTDAPPDYNSHFVTGPPGAPVRLPAGYPGGLPVGYYNPRQPSAFPFCQPTSSAYPVQYQPGNYPVPNQSAPMIWMPGPTPTPDCPPGLEYLTQLDNIHVLQHFEPLEMITRFETNNKYDIKNNLDQMVYIVTEDTDDFTRNAYRTLRPFVLRVTDSMGREIMTMKRPFRCTCCCLCCPSTRQELEVQCPPGITIGFVMDHWNLCRAVYSIQNEKKENVLSIRGPCSTYGCGSDSVFEVRAIDGVSNVGSVIRKWNGLMSAMGQADHFDIHFPVDLDVKMKAMIFGACFLIDFMYFERSPQHSSR